The genomic region ATATCTAATAACCCATATAGCCGATGCTCCTTGGGCAATAATTGTAGCCAATGCAGCTCCTCTAATTCCCATGTTAAATACAAATATAAATATAGGGTCGAGAATAGTATTAAGTATAGCACCTAGTAGCATAGTAGTCATTGCAGTTCTAGGATTGCCCTCTCCTCTTATGAAGTTATTTAAACCAAAACCTATAGATTGTAATGGGCCACCTAGTAGTATTATTTTCATATAAGCCATAGAATAAGGTAAAATAGTTTCACTTGCACCGAAAAATCTAAGCATAGGCTCCAGGAAAATTAAACCTATTGTACTAAGAATTAAAGAAATAACAATTAATAGTACAAAGGCATTTCCAAATATTTTCTGTGCCTCTTCATTTTTATTTTGACCTAATCGTATAGAAACTAATGAATTACCTCCAATTCCTACTAGCATACTGAAGGCCATTAATATTAAAGCAACAGGATTACCAATAAATACTCCTGCTATTCCTAGACTTCCTACACCTTTCCCTATAAATATTTGGTCTACCACATTGTACAGGGCATTGACAACCATACCTACTATAGCAGGTATAGAGAATTTAAGAAGAAGGCTTTTTATGTCTTCTTCGCCTAACATTTTTGAACGCTTTATATTTTTATCTGTCATTATATCCTTCTCCTTTTTCCAAAATCTTAACTAAGGTTTCTAAGTTATTGCTAAAAATCTTTAAATCTTCTTGTGATAAACTACTGAAAACTTCTTCTATTTTTTCATTAAACTTGTTCTCTAATTCATTGTAATAAACCTTACCATCTTCTGTAAGGTGGACTAAGGTCCTTCTTTTGTCAGATGGGTCTATTTTTCTAAAGATAAGGTTAGTTTCTTCAAGGGAACCTAATAAAGTAGTTAAACTACCCTTTTCCATATCCATAGATTGACCTAATATAGTAGGAGTAGTTATTTTGTTTCT from Tissierellales bacterium harbors:
- a CDS encoding MATE family efflux transporter, yielding MTDKNIKRSKMLGEEDIKSLLLKFSIPAIVGMVVNALYNVVDQIFIGKGVGSLGIAGVFIGNPVALILMAFSMLVGIGGNSLVSIRLGQNKNEEAQKIFGNAFVLLIVISLILSTIGLIFLEPMLRFFGASETILPYSMAYMKIILLGGPLQSIGFGLNNFIRGEGNPRTAMTTMLLGAILNTILDPIFIFVFNMGIRGAALATIIAQGASAIWVIRYFYSEKSMLKLKKESMKLDKNIIKEIISIGFAPF
- a CDS encoding MarR family transcriptional regulator, which codes for MDNDDVKKTRYNLVKFISQFHKLFADIFKRDPNDKYCCNKNQTRAILFIGRNKITTPTILGQSMDMEKGSLTTLLGSLEETNLIFRKIDPSDKRRTLVHLTEDGKVYYNELENKFNEKIEEVFSSLSQEDLKIFSNNLETLVKILEKGEGYNDR